Proteins encoded by one window of Arachis hypogaea cultivar Tifrunner chromosome 1, arahy.Tifrunner.gnm2.J5K5, whole genome shotgun sequence:
- the LOC112801124 gene encoding uncharacterized protein: MERVSDKNRPQPPRSREFLETVEEITRIYRSLPPRPSIEELEAATSALETVNSEEQSKLNEISEQQPPRGIPDDLFSVLKDLKKSVVVFQSHQQRKEALHVIDMEKMFQNFGDLIQRASELVSGGGGGGDGVGTEIDEVAGERLVVMKKIEEAEEEEEEEDEGARKNVLKKSSSAKKLFSQGTGSSEKLSIMKVATVIETCAKNGDTKLELKGKLEEQMEWLPLSIGKLSYVTEIDLSENRIMALPTTIVALKALTKLNLSSNQLINLPQSFGELINLVELNLRCNKMKTLPALFCNLKNLADLDLSLNEFTVLPETIGGLSSLRRLNVETNELEELPYTIGNCSMLSILNLDFNQLKALPEAIGKLESLEILTLHYNRVKRLPSTIGNLMNLKELDVSFNELEFIPENLCLVVNLRKLNVGKNFADLRALPETIGNLEKLEELEISDDQIRALPESFRLLSNLRVFRADETPLVVPPREVIKLGAQEVVQYMANFVAERDAKFVSSKNKNRRKSIRFWLCFGF; this comes from the exons ATGGAACGTGTCAGTGATAAAAATCGTCCACAACCACCACGTTCTCGTGAGTTTCTTGAAACAGTTGAAGAGATCACCCGAATCTACCGGTCACTGCCACCTCGACCTTCCATAGAGGAACTTGAAGCTGCCACGTCAGCCTTGGAAACCGTGAACAGCGAGGAGCAATCGAAGCTCAACGAAATCTCGGAGCAACAGCCGCCACGTGGCATCCCTGATGACCTGTTCTCTGTTCTGAAGGATCTCAAGAAGAGCGTGGTGGTTTTCCAGAGCCACCAGCAGAGGAAAGAGGCGCTTCATGTTATTGACATGGAGAAGATGTTTCAAAACTTCGGTGACCTTATTCAGAGGGCGTCTGAGTTGGTCTCCGGCGGTGGCGGCGGCGGCGACGGTGTTGGCACTGAGATTGATGAGGTTGCTGGTGAGAGGTTGGTGGTGATGAAGAAGATAGAGGAAgcggaagaggaagaggaagaggaggatgaAGGGGCACGAAAGAATGTTTTGAAGAAGAGTTCATCGGCGAAGAAGTTGTTCTCTCAAG GCACTGGAAGCTCTGAGAAATTAAGTATCATGAAAGTCGCTACTGTTATTGAAACTTGTGCTAAAAATGGAGACACAAAGCTTGAGCTTAAAGGGAAATTGGAGGAACAAATGGAATGGTTACCCCTTTCAATTGGGAAACTATCTTATGTCACTGAAATAGACCTATCCGAAAACAGAATCATGGCTCTTCCAACAACAATTGTGGCTCTCAAGGCCTTAACAAAGCTAAATCTTTCTTCCAACCAGCTCATAAACCTTCCCCAATCATTTGGCGAATTGATTAACCTTGTCGAGCTCAACCTCCGCTGCAACAAAATGAAGACCCTCCCAGCTTTGTTTTGTAACTTGAAAAATCTCGCTGATCTCGACTTGAGTTTGAATGAGTTCACAGTTTTGCCAGAGACGATCGGGGGTTTAAGCAGCCTTAGGAGGCTGAACGTCGAGACAAATGAACTTGAGGAGCTGCCATACACAATTGGAAACTGTTCAATGCTATCTATTTTGAACTTAGATTTCAATCAGCTAAAGGCCCTTCCTGAGGCAATAGGGAAGCTTGAGAGCTTGGAGATTCTCACTTTGCACTATAACAGAGTTAAAAGGTTGCCTTCTACAATAGGTAATCTAATGAACTTGAAGGAACTTGATGTTAGCTTCAATGAACTTGAATTCATACCTGAAAACCTATGTTTGGTCGTAAATTTGAGGAAACTAAATGTTGGAAAGAACTTCGCGGACCTAAGAGCCTTGCCGGAAACAATTGGAAATCTCGAGAAGCTCGAGGAGTTGGAGATAAGTGACGATCAAATAAGAGCTTTGCCCGAATCTTTCAGGCTCTTGTCTAATTTGAGAGTTTTCCGTGCTGATGAGACTCCTCTTGTGGTTCCCCCAAGAGAAGTGATTAAGTTGGGTGCTCAG GAAGTTGTGCAGTACATGGCTAATTTTGTCGCTGAGAGGGATGCAAAATTTGTGTCATCAAAAAATAAGAATAGAAGGAAGAGTATTCGATTCTGGCTTTGCTTCGGATTCTGA